CAGAACCTGGTCGACATGATGGCCAAGGCCGAGGCCGAGGAGCGGTGGGACGTGCTCGGCATGGGCCACGTGATGAAGGCCTGGGGATGGCATACCGCCACCAGCCTGTATGGCGAGATCATCATCAAGGAGGCGTTCGACGTCAACAAGTCGACCTTCAACTACGACAGCCAGGAGTTCGCGTACGAGGAGGTACGCCGGCACCTGAACCTGGCGATCGAGAACCTGCAGCGCACCGACGGCCGGGTGGACCCGGTGTACCTGGGGCGCGGCGACCGCTGGTACAACGGCGACCGCGAGAAGTGGCTCAAGTTCGCGTACGGCCTGCTGGCCATGAACCTGAACCATTACAGCAACAAGGCGTCGTACAAGCCGGCCGAGGTGATTGCGGCGGTGGACAAATCGTTCGCCAGCAACGCGGACGACGCGCTGCACACGTACACCAACCAGAGCACCAACAACGACGACGTCAACTTCCTGGGCCGCAGCCGCAGCAACCACCAGGCGTTCCGGCAGACCCGGTTCGTGGTTGACCTCATGAACGGGACGCACTTTGGCGGCGTGGTGGACCCGCGCATGAGCCGGATGCTGGCGCCGGCGCCGGACGGGCAGTACCGCGGGCTGGACGTGAACACGGTCAACTTCGGGGCGCTGCCGGTGGCCCAGCGGCCGAACAACTTCTTCGGCTACCCGGAGCTCGGCGGGCTGAACCTGCCCGGCCGCTACCTGTTCGACAACCGGGCCAAGATGCCCGTGATGACGTACGCGCAGCTCCAGTTCGTGAAGGCCGAGGCGGCGCTCCGGTCCGGCCAGCGCACGGTGGCGCTCACGGCGTACCGCAACGGGATCGGCGCGCACATCGACTTCGTGAACGCGCGCAACAACGACGCGGGGCAGACCCCGACGCAGATCACCGCGACGGAGCGCGCGGCGTTCCTGGCCAGCCCGGCCGTGGTGCCCACGGCGGCCAACCTGACGCTGTCGCACATCATGACGCAGAAGTACATCGCGCAGTGGGCGTGGGGGCACAGCGAGCTGTGGATGGACATGCGCCGCTACCACTACACGGACGCGGACCCGCAGGCCGGCCGGCAGGTGTACCCGGGCTTCGCGATCCCCACCAGCCTGTTCCCGGACAACAACGGGAACCCCGTGTACCGCCTGCGCCCGCGCTTCAACTCCGAGTACGTGTGGAACCGCCCCGGTCTGGAGGCGATCGGCGGGCTGGACGCCGCCTACCACACGAAGCGGCTCTGGATCACCGAACCGTAACGGGATGACGATGCAGAAACTCAAATCGATCGCGGCGCTGCTGTGCGCCGCCGCCGCGCTGGCCGGGTGTGAGAAGATTGGGCCGCAGGACATCACCGGCCCGGACCCGGTGGCCCGCATCAAGTTCTACAACTTCGGCGTGAACGCGCCGGCGGTGAACTTCTACGCGAACGACACCAAGATGACGGCGGTGAGCTCCACCACCGGCAGCGAGTCCACGAGCGGGGTGGCCTACGCGGGCGTGGGGAACGCGGGGCTGTACTCCGCCATCACGCCGGGGCAGTACACCGTGTCGGGCCGGATCTCGGCCACGACCGACAAGGACCTGCCCATCTCCAGCATCCCGGTGAACATCGCGGCGGGGAAGCTGTACTCCGTGTTCCAGAGCGGGGTATACAACGCCACGGCCAAGTCGGTGGACGGCTTCGTGGTGGAAGACAACTTCCCCACGGCGCCGGATTTCACGACGGCGCGGGTGCGCTTCGTGAACGCGATTCACAACTCTGCCCCGATGATGCTGATCGCGCGCGACTCCACCACCAAGCAGGAGTACCCGGTGGGCGGCACGATCGCGTACAAGTCGGCCGGCGAGTTCGTGAACCTTCCGGCGGGGATCTACACCCTGAGCACGCGCACCCAGGGCTCCAGCACCAACGTGATCGTGCGTACCGACGTGGGCTTCGGAATCGGCCGCGTGTACACCATCGCCTCGCGCGGCGACATGACGATCACCTCCGCTACACCCGCTCCTGACCGCCGTCCGTCGCTGGACCTGACGACGAACTTCTAGTCGCTGGGGGGAACACGCACGGAAAAGGCGCCCGGCTCCGGCCGGGCGCCTTTCGTTCGTCCGGGCACGGGATGCCGCCCGTCGGAGTGGCGCCGCCCGCGGCCGTGCCGTATGCTACACGGACGACGCGATCTCGCCGATCCCCTCGCACCCCGCTGCCCATGCGACCCGGTTCAGTGCCTTTCGTGCTCCGCCGCTCACCCCGCCCGCTCGCCGCCGCCATGCTCCTGCTGGCGGCGGCGTGCACGCCCCCACCCGCCTCCGCGCCCGCCCCGGCTGCCATGGCGGGCCCCCCTGCCTCGCCCGACGCGCCGCCGCCCGTGCAGCGCGAGTTCCGCGGAGTGTGGGTGGCCACCGTCGCCAACATCGACTGGCCGTCGCGCCCCGGCCTTCCCGCCGACAGCCAGCGCGCGGAGATGGTGCGCATCCTGGACCGCGCCGCGGCGATGAAGCTGAACGCCATCGTTCTGCAGGTGCGGCCCGCGGGGGACGCGCTCTACCCGTCCGCGCTGGAGCCGTGGTCGGAGTACCTCACGGGGGCGCAGGGGCGCGCGCCGTCGCCCGCGTACGACCCGCTGGAGTTCGCGGTGACGGAGGCGCACCGCCGCGGGATGGAGCTGCACGCCTGGTTCAACCCGTACCGCGCGCGGCACCCCTCCGCCACCACGCCGCAGTCGGCTGGGCACCTCAGCAACACGCGCCCGGCGCTGGTGCGCACGTACGGCCGGCACCTGTGGATGGACCCCGGCGAGGACTCGGTGCGCGCCCACTCGCTTGCCGTGATCCGCGACGTGGTGCGCCGCTACGACGTGGACGGCGTGCACATCGACGACTACTTCTATCCGTACAAGGAGCGTGACGCGGCCGGGGCGTTGATCGACTTCCCGGACGACTCGTCGTACGCGCGCTACCAGCGCGGCGGCGGCCGGCTGGGTCGCGATGACTGGCGCCGCAACAACGTGGACCGCTTCGTGGAGGAGATGTACCGCGAGGTGAAGCGCGAGAAGCCGTGGGTGCAGGTGGGGATCTCGCCCTTCGGCGTGTGGCGCCCCGGCTATCCGCCGCAGATCACCGGCTTCGACGCGTACCAGGAGCTCTACGCGGATTCGCGGAAGTGGCTGCGCGAGGGATGGGTGGACTACTTCACCCCGCAGCTCTACTGGCAGACGGCGCGCACCGGCGTCAGCTACCCCGTGCTGCTGGGGTGGTGGATCGGCGAGAACGTGCACGCCCGCCACATGTGGCCCGGCAACTTCACCAGCCGCGTGGGGAACGCCACCGAGGGAAACTGGCGCACCGACGAGATCATCGAGCAGATCTACATCACGCGCGGTCAGGCGGGCGCCACGGGCAACGTGCACTTCAGCATGAAGATCTTCATGCAGAACCCCGACTCGCTGGTGGACCGCCTCACCAACGACGCCTACCGCGAGCCGGCGCTCATCCCCGCCACGCCGTGGCTGGGCGGCCGCGCGCCGTCGCGCCCGGCGGTGACGCTGGAGGGGTCCACGGTGCGCTTCACCCCCGGCGCCGGCACTCCGCCCGCGCGCTGGGTGGTGCAGTCTCGCCACGGCGACCGCTGGCGCACCGCCATCCTCCCCGGCGGCGCACGGTCGCACGTGGTGGCGGCCGACTCGCTGCGCGCCGTGGCCGTATCCGGCGTGGACCGGCTGGGGAACCAGAGCGCGCCCGTCGTGGTGCAGGCGCCGTAGCGGACGGCCACGCGCGCCGTACGAGCAGCGGAAGGCCCGGCGAGAAGCGTCTCGGCGGGCCTTTTCGCGCTCAGTGTCCGATCTGGCAGCGCCAGCCGCAACTGGACAGCGTTGCAGCTTGTGCCGCGGCGCCCGTGCGGTTTACTCGTAGAACCGGATGTGTCCCTCTGTTGATGCGGCCGGAGAGAAGTCGTATGCCAAAGATCGGGATCCTGACGATTCACGGGATGGGCGAGCAGGAGGAGGACTTCGACGGAAACGGGAGTCTCACGCGGAGGCGCAGAGACGCAGGAGAGAACTGCGACTGCATGGCTCACACAGAGACACAGAGCCACAGAGAGAACCCGCAAAAGGTTTTCTCTGTGGCTTTCAGTTCCTTCTGTGGCCTCTGTGTGAGGCTTTTCTCTGTTGTTCTCTCCCTGCGTCTCTGCGCCTCTGCGTGAGACAAGCCGGTTCTCTGTGTGGTGCTGTTTTACGGCGCCGCGGTATCCGGCGCGGGGGCGAGCGAGTCGGGCACCAGGGAGTCGGGCGCGGGGCGGGCGGGGGCGACCACGCGGCCTCCCAGCACGCGGCAGGCACCCGCGGGCTCGGTTCCGGCGATGAAGTACTCGCGGCGGGCCGCGGCGGCCGGGCAGGCGCCGCTGAGGGGCCGCCGCGTCGCCGCGTCCGCCGCCACGGCGACGACGCCGGCCGGCATCGCCCACGGCGCCGGAGAGCGGCGGCGGGCGTAGGCGGCGCGCATCATCTCCCCCCAGATGGGCGCGGCCAGGGTGCCGCCGAACGCGCCCGGGCCGATGGAGCGCGGACGGTCGAAGCCCAGCCACACCGCCGTCACCATCTCTGGCGTGTAGCCCACGTACCAGACGTCGGTGCCGTCGTTGGTGGTCCCCGTCTTCCCCGCCATGGGGACGCGCGCGGGGAGGCGCGTGCGTGCCTCGCGCCCGGTGCCGCGCTCGGCCGCGTCGCGCAGCAGGTCGGTGGTGACGAAGGCCAGGGCCGGGGAGAGGGTGCGCACTCCGCGCCCGCGCCCGTCGTACACCACGCGCCCGCCGCCGTCCATCACGCGCCGCACCAGAAACGGCTCCACCCGCATCCCGTTGTTGGCGAACGCCGTGTACGCCGCCGCCATCTCCAGCGGCGCCACCGCGCTCGCGCCGATGGCGGAGGACGGGTACGGCTGCACCTGCGACTTGATGCCGAAGCGGGCCGCGATCGCCGGGAGCGTCTGCCACCCCATCGTCTGCGCGAGCTGCACGGCGACGGTGTTGACCGACTCCACCAGCCCGTCGCGCACGGAGATCGGCCCGCGAAATCGTCCGTCCGAGTTGCGCGGCGAGTACACCGCGCTGCCGCGCATGACGATGCGGAGCGCCGTGTCTTCCATCATGGTGGCCGGGGTGGCGCCCTGCTCCAGCGCGGCGGCGTACACCAGCGGCTTGAACGACGAGCCCGGCTGGCGGCGCGCGGCCGTCACCCGGTTGAAGTGCGACTCCTCGAAGTTGCGCCCGCCCACCATCGCCAGGATCTCGCCGGTGCGGGCATCCACCGTGACGATGGCGCCCTGCAGGTAGGTGGTGCCGGTGGGGCTCGCCGTCCCCGGCGCGCCCATGCGCGGGCCACGGTACCACGCCTCGCGCTCGATGCGCGCCAGCCCGCGCACGAGGGCGCTGTCGGCGGCGTTCTGCGCGGCGGGGTCGATGGTGGTCCACACGCGGGCGCCGGTGGTGCCGTACTGCGGGCCCACGCGCTGCGCCAGGATCTGCTTCGCCTGCTCGATGGCCCACTGCGGGCGCGCCGAGTAGCCGTGGTTGGGCGCCAGGCGGATGGTGGTGCGCTTCGCCGCCGCCGCCTGCGCGCGGGTGATGGCGTTGCTCTGCGCCATCAGGTCCAGCACCAGGTTGCGCCGCTCCAGCGCCCGCGCCGGGCTGATCTTGGGGGAGTAGACGCCGGGCCCCTTGGGCAGGGCGGCCAGCATCGCCGCCTCCTCGATGCTGAGCTGCGCCGCGCCCTTGCCGAAGTAGTGCCGCGCCGCCGACTCGATGCCGTACCAGCCGTGGCCGAAGTAGATCCAGTTGAGGTACGACTCCAGGATGCGCTCCTTGCCGTGCCGCTGCTCCAGCTCCAGCGCGAGCCGCATCTCGCGCAGCTTGCGCTCGGCGGTCTGCTCCTGCCGGTTGACCCGCTCCGGGTACATCGCCCCGATGAGCTGCTGCGTGATGGTGGACGCTCCCTCGCGGTCGCCCCCCAGCGTGTTCCTCAGCGCCCGGGCCACCGCGCGCGCGTCCACCCCCGCGTGCTCAAAGAACCTGCGGTCCTCCACCGCCACGAACGCCATCGGCACGTACCGGGGCAGCGTGCGCATGGCGATCACCGTGCGAACCTGCGGCCCCAGCTCCGCGATCAACGACCCGTCGCGTGCGTAGACGCGCGCGCTCTGGGTGGGCGCGCGCAGGGTGATCTCCTGCGCACTCGCGGGGAGGGCCAGGAGCGCGGCCGCGGGAATCGCGAGCCGAAGGGCGCAGGGGAGGCGGATGGGCATGGGATGACTGGGTCTGACGGCGGGAAGTGTGCGACGGAGGAATATAGCGAAAAGAATCACACAGAGGGCACAGAGGAGACTGCAAGGCCACGGAGAACCCCTTTCCGTTCCACTTGCCGTACCCCTCTGCGTCTCTGTGTGAGGGCTGTTGTCGTTACTGCGTCGTCGCGGCGGTGGCGGTGGCGGGGAGCAGGCCCTTGCCGGTGTAGCGCTGGCCGCCGTGGTGGCGGGGACCAAGGACGCGCTCGCCGTAGCCGTTCTCGGGGTCCTTGCCGCGGCGGAGGGCGCGCTGCACGGCCACCTCGCCGCGGTTGTAGGCGATCACCGCCAGGCGCACGTCGCCGTCGAAGAGCTCGATCATGTTGCGCAGGTTGGTGAAGCCCACGCGCATGTTGGTGTCGGGGTCCAGCAGCTCCTTGGGGGTGTCCACCTCGGGGTCGATGTCGGTGGCGGTGCCCAGCATCACCTGCGTGAGGCCCAGGGCGCCCATGTTGCCGGCGTCGGCGTCGAAGACGCTCTCCACGCGGATCAGGCGGAAGGCCAGCTCGGGGTCGATGCGCTGCGCGAGGGCGGCGTCGTAGATGCGGCGCGCCAGGGGGCGGGTGACGTTGTAGCGCTCCATCAGCCCCGTGAGCACGGCCTCGCGCCCCGTTTCCTTGAGGACCGCGCGGCGCAGGTAGCGCGCCTCCACCCCGAGAGGCGGCTTGGCGACCGGAGTGCCCAGGTGCTTCAGCGTGTCCGGCGGGCCGGCGGGCGGCCGGAACACCGCCGCGACCCCCGCGGTGTTGTAGGCGATCGCCACCGCACCCGGGATCACCAGGAGCGCGGCAAGCAGCAGCTTCCACCACGACCAGGCGGCGACCCGGCCGGTGACCTGCCTGGGCTGCTGGCGCCTTTGTTCGATCATCCTGCCACTCCGGGTTGCGGCTTCAACAGGCTCACGAGACGGGAAGGCGGAGGGTGAACGCGCTCCCCTCGCCGGGGGCGCTCCTCACCGTGAGCTCCGCGCCCAGTAGCCGCGCCGGGCGTGCTCGTAGCCGTACATGCGCGCCATCGCGTCGTTGCACTCCAGGAGCACCCCGTGCCGGTACGCGTGCTCGATCTGCTCGTCCATCGGCACGTCCAGCGGCACGGGCGGATCGAACTCGAAGCACCAGATCCCCTCCGAGCTCTGCTCGACGAAGGCGCGGTAGCGCTCTTCCGGGGTGGAATCGGTACGCAGCACGACGGTCCGGTAGCGGGTTCCGGGCGATGCGGGCAGCGTGCGGTTCCTGCAAAGCCGGAGCCGCGGAGAAAAGCCTCACACGGAGGACACGGAGGGGACGGCAAGGCCACAGACCACACTTCCTGAACGGAGCGCCTCACCGTCGCCTGCGTACACGCGGAGTCCTGGCGCGGAGTGAAGGAGAGGGGCTCTGCCGCGCCTGCGGATCCATCCAATGTTCGGTAGCCGGTCGTTTGGGAACCCATGCGAGCGGGATGCCCAAGGCCGCTGCTGGAATGGGCCGCGGCCGGCGGAGCCTCTTCGATACGGTGTTGTCGTGCCCGAACATGGGATGGGATGGTGCACACCGCAGAGCCCGTCTCCTTCACTACGCGCCACCGGATTGTGCCGTGAAGCCGCGGGCGGAGGGGGGCGCTCCGTTCAGGAAGTATTTTGTATCTTGGCTCTGTGTCTCTGTGTGAGCCATGCTGTTGCTTTTCTCTCCCGCGTCTCCGCGCCTCCGCGTGAGGCCCGCTGTTCATGTCGGCGTGAGCTCCATCGCCTGGGCCAGCAGCTCGTGGGAGCGGAGGCGGGCGGCGTGGTCGTGGGTCACGGTGACGGCCATCACCTCGTCGACGCCGCAGCGGGCGGCCAGGCGGCGCAGCTCGGCGGCGACGTGGGCGGGGTCGCCGACGATGGCGCGGGCGCCGTCGGTGCCGAGATCGGGGAGGCGCCAGGATTCGCCCAGCTCGCGCAGCGCTTCGTCGGGGGAGGGGATGCCCCGGTCGCGCCCGATGGCGATGCGGCGGCGCCAGAGCTCCAGCGAGGAGGAGAGGCGCCGCGCCGCATCGTCCGTGTCCGCGCAGATGACGCCGACCGCGAGGGATGCGCGCGGATTGGGGAGGTGAGGCCCGGGGAGGAAGCGCTCGCGGTAGGCGCGCAGGGTGGTGGCGCCGTCTTCGCCGCTGATGAACTGGGCAAAGGTGAAGCTGAGCCCCATCTGCGCGGCGTACCCCGCGCTGCCGCCGCCGGAGCCCAGGAGCCAGAGCTGCGGGATCGTATCGCCGCGGGGCATCGCGCGGACGCGGCCCCACGGATGCCGCTTGTCGTACGAGTTCTCCAGCCAGCCGATCAGCTCCGCCACCTGCTGGGGGAAGTGCTCGATGGAGATGCTGCGCCCGTAGCCCAGCGCCATCACCGCGCGCGCGTCGCCCCCCGGCGCCCGCCCGATGCCCAGGTCCATGCGGCCGGGGAAGAGCGCCTCCATCACGCGGAACTGCTCCGCTACCTTGAACGGCGAGTAGTGCGGCAGCAGCACGCCGCCGGAGCCCACCCGCAGCGTCGTCGTGGCGGCGGCGACCATCGGGATCAGCACCTCCGGCGCGGAGCCCGCAAACGAGTTGGTGCTGTGGTGCTCGGCCAGCCAGTAGCGCGAGTAGCCGAGCCGCTCCGCCAGCCGCGCTAGCTCCAGCGTGTTGCGCACCGCGTCCGCCCCCGTGCCGCCGGTGGGCACGGGGGATTGGTCGACGATGCCGATCTTGAGAGGTGTGCCGCCGCTCACGCGAAGCGGCGCGCGTCGATGACGGTGCCGTTGACCTCGTCGTGGACGCTGCTGAGGTACGCCCTCGCCACCACCGCCGCGGGGAGGCCGCCCGACGGGTCCTGCCCCATCTGCACCAGCGTCTCGCTCACCCACGGCGGGCTCACGGTGTTGACGCGGATGCCGCGCGGAGCCTCCAGCGCGGCGGCGCGCGCGAACGCCTCTACCCCCGCGTTCACCAGGCTGATGGCCGCGCTACCGGGGATCGGCACCTGGCTCAGGACGCCGCTGGTGAGGGTGATGGAGCCGCCGTCGCGGACGTGCTCCATCCCCAGACGCACCAGGTTGACCTGCCCCATCAGCTTGTTCGCCAGGCTGAAGGCGAAGTCGTCGTCGCTCAGCTCCGCCAGCGGGTTGAAGCGCGCGCTCCCCGCGCACGACACCACCGCGTCCACCTGGCCGATGCCCGCAAAGAGCTCGCGGATCGACTCGGGGCGCGAGATGTCGGCCCGCACGTCGCCGCTGCTGCTTCCCACGCGGATGACCTCGTGCCCGCCCAGCGCATCCGCCACCGCGCTCCCGATGGTCCCCGTCGCGCCGATCACCATCACTCTCATCTTCCCACCTCGTTCCGGAATGGACTTCGACCGTGTGCAGCACGATGCCGCCGCGTTGTCGCGGGGGCAAGGCCGGCTCCCACCCCGCCGTCCTGAAGCGCCGTGCCGCCATCGCCGACAACTCCGAAATGAATGGGGAGCCGGCCAAATCGCAAGCACCGGCACGCGCGCCCTGTGCACACTTAAAGTCGGTAATTGCGAGATAGCAATTTCTCACATACATTGAGCGCACGAGAGTCTGATCGACCGCTCGCACGGGACCCGACCGGCGATATCCGTCCGATGGGCGACGTCACACACGAGCAGGTCCTGGGCATCCATTGGACGATCGGGACCCGCCATCCGGGCGGGTCCGGCTGCTACTCCGCTCGTTGGAGGACGTAATGTTTCTCAAGCGGTATCTGTCCCCGCTCTTCGTCTGTGCGTTGCTGGCGGGCTGCACGGATTCGCCCGGGATCACCGCTCCGGAGCGCCGCTCATCGGTCGCGACGAGCTACGACGTGGCGATGACGGGCCCCACGTACGCGTACGATGAGTCGTACACGGTGACCGCGGAGGGGACCCCCGCCGGCAGCTACCACTACACGTGGACGTACTCGGACTGCTACGTCAGCGAGCCGGGATGCAACAACGGCTTCGTGGAGATCCAGAGCGGGTGGGACGTCACCTCGACGTCCAACTACATGCCCGCATGGGGGGTCAACCAGAAGTACCGCGTCGACCTGCGGGCGAGCGAAAGCGGGCCCATCCTCGCCTCCGGCTGGGTGATCGTGCACGGTGCGGCGGAGGCGAACCCGAACCCGACCTGCACCGGGATCGTCTGCTAGCGTAGCGGAGGACGGAGAACACGGCGGAGGCCGGGAGATCACCTGATCTCCCGGCCTCCGCCGCGTCGCGCCCGTTCGTGTGCCTAGCGACCGCTCGGCGCGGGCGGATCCGTAGGCTGGCGCGCTGGCGGCGTGCCTCCCCCCGGCCCAGAGCGCCTCCGGCGAAGGCGGCGCACCGCCCATACGAGCACGGCCACGATCAGCCCCAGCGGCACCAGGAAGCCCAGCGACGCGATCAGGCCCGCCGTGAAGCCGATGAAGTTGCGCCACGCGTCGCGGAACGCCTCGCGAATGGGGCGGGCGCGGGGATGGTCGCCGATCAGGGCGCGGGGCTCGTGCACCGTCACGTTCAGCGTGCTCACCGCCGCGCGCGAGCGGAGGAAGCGGAGGCGCCCCTCCTGCGTGTCGATCTCCTGGCGGACGCGGGCCAGCTCGCGCTCCACCGCCAGCACGTCTTCCAGCTTGCCGGTGCGCGTGGCGAGGAGGCCCAGCAGCCGCTCCTCCAGCCGCCGCGCGTTGGCCGTGCGGGCGGAGAGGTCCACGTACTCCTCGCCCACGTCTTCCGCGTGCACCTGCACGCTCTCCACCTTGCCGAGCGGGCGCAGTCCGTTGACCGCCTGGTCGAAGCGCGCGGCGGGGATCTTGACCTCCAGCGTGGCGGACCTCGTCGCCTGCTCGCCACCGCTGACGGAGGTGTTCCCCACGTAGCCGCCGAGCCGCTGCGCCAGCTCCTGCACCCGCGCCACCGCCAGCTCCACCGAGTCCACCTCCACAGACGCGTTCCCCGTGCGGATCAGCATGCTCGGGGCGACGCTGGCGGAATCAGCCAGGGCGGGGGGGCGCGGGGGCGAGATCGCCAACGCCGCCGGCTGTCCCACGTTGTCACCGCCGCTCTCCTGCCGGTCTCGGGGTGCGGAGGTCGCCACGCCCTCGTTTCGCATCGGGGGCGAAGCCGCGCGGTCCACCTGCCATGTGTCGGTGGCGGATGTGGCCTCTCCGCTCGTCTCGCCCGAGCAGGCGGCGAAGGCCAGAAGTGCAAGGATGATGACGGGCTTCATGGAGTCTCGTAGGGCGAGAGAAGGGGAGCGCGGTCCGGAGTACGCGTGAGGCAGCGGCCGTGCCGTTGTGTGCTCGATCGCAACTGATTGTGAGGCAGCGGTTTGGATGATGCGCGCCACCGCACCTCGTTGTTCGGCGGTCGTCCGCTGGGCACCGGGCGGCGTTCAGTGAACGCGGTCCGTACGCCGGTTCTGACGGCGCGGGGTGGTTTGACGCGGGGGGCGCCGGCGTCTAGGATAGGGAAAACACTCCCCCGAACCGACTTCCCGAGATGCGCCGCACCGCGCTCGCCCTCCTCCCCCTCGCCGCCGCGTGCGCCGCGCCGCGGCCGGCGGTCGTGCCCACCCCCACGCCCGTGCTCGCGCCGGTGGCGGTGCTGACGCCGGCCCCGCCGGGCCAGGTGGGGATGCTGGCCACGCTCCCTGCGCGGCTCGACTCCATCGCCAACGAGGCCATCGCCAACGGGGCGGCGCCGGCCATCGCGGTGGCGGTGGGGCGGCACGGGCGGCTGGTGCACATGGCGTCGTACGGCCGCATCGACCGGCCGGAGGGCTCGCCCGCGGTGGACGACAGCACGCTCTTCGACCTGGCGTCGCTCACCAAGGTGGTCGCGACCACCACCGTCGCCATGCGGCTGGAGCAGGACTCGCTGCTGGACCTGGACCGCACGGTAGCCTCGTACCTCCCGGAGTTCAACGATTCCGCCAAGGCGGGGATCACGGTGAGGATGCTGGTGGCGCACAACGGCGGCCTGGAGGCCGGGGCGCCGCTGCACCGCCAGTTCCGCGGGCGCGAGGCGTTCCTCCAGCAGATCAGCCAGCGCCCGCTGCGCTTCACCCCCGGCACGCGCACCACCTACAGCGACTGGGACATGGTGCTGGCGGGCTTCATCATCGAGCGCCTGACCGGCAAGACGCTGGACGTGATCGCGGACGAGCAGCTCTTTCGCCCGCTGGGGATGCGCGAGACCCGCTGGAACCCCGGCGCCGCGCTCCGCCCGCGCACGGCGGCGACCGAGGTGGCGGCCGACCGCGGCGGGCTCATCTGGGGCGAGGTGCACGACGCCAACGCCTGGGCCATCGGTGGGGTGGCGGGGCACGCGGGGCTCTTCAGCAGCGTGCGCGACATGGCCGTCTTCGCCCAGATGCTGCTGAACGGCGGCGAGTACAACGGCGTGCGCATCCTTCGCCCGCAGACGGTGGCGCGCTGGACGGCGCCGCAGGGGCGCGGCGCGAGCCGCGCGCTGGGGTGGGACACGCCCTCCGAACGGTCCAGCGCGGGACGCTACTTCGGGCCGCGCTCCTTCGGCCACACGGGGTACACGGGCACCTCGCTCTGGATCGATCCGGAGCGCGGGCTCTTCGTCATCATCCTCACCAACCGCGTGAACCCGACCGCCGAGAACCAGAAGCACGTCCCCCTGCGCCGCGCCATCGCGGACGTGGTGCAGGAGGCGATCACCGACGCGCCGCTGGTGGATTGGGAGGCCAGGCGGCAGTAGGGGAATGGGGAATGGGAACAGCAGGGGACAGGCGGGGGCCGCGGTATTATCCCCAACCCTCTGTCATCCTGAGCGACGCGCCTCTCCATCCTTTCCTGTGCTCCAATCTTTGGCGCGGAGCGAAGGATCTACTGCGCTTGGCGAGGGGTCCGTAGCGACGTGCCGTCCTCTTGCCTCGCCGGCTAGATCCTTCGGGGCGCCGCAGGAGTGCGGCGTGCACCGCGGCGCTGGGAGCAGGCGGCTTCCTCAGGATGACAAGATGGGGACAGGTGTACCGAGAGGCACTTGGCACTTAGCACTTAGCACTTAGCACTTAGCACTGTTTTACATCGTTTGTCCTTGCGCTGGACCCCGCCCGGTGCTAGAAAAGGGGCTTGCGTGGCGCGCGGAGGGCGCCCACACCAAACCAGCAAACCCCGAACGAGGTGGCATGGCGCAGACCCGTGAGCGCGTCCCCGTCGTCATCGTAGAGTACGACCAGATCGCCAACACCATCGCGCGGCGCATCGCGGAGATCGTCCGCGAGCGCAACGCCCAGGGGCGACCCGCGGTACTGGGGCTCGCCACCGGGAGCACGCCCATCGGCATCTACCGCGAGCTGATCCGGCTGCACAGGGAGGAAGGGCTCGACTTCTCCAACGTCGTCTCCTTCAACCTGGACGAGTACTACCCCATGGAGCCGGAGAGCATCCACAGCTACCACCGGTACATGCGGGAGAACCTCTTCGACCACATCAACATCCCGCAGGGGAACGCCCACCTCCCGCCCGGCAACATCGAGCGCGTGCGGGTGGAGGAGGCGTGCGAGGAGTACGAGGACGCCATCCGCGCGGCGGGCGGCATCGACTTCCAGATCCTGGGGATCGGCAAGACGGGGCACATCGGCTTCAACGAGCCGGGGTCGGGGGTAAACAGCCGCAC
This genomic window from Longimicrobium sp. contains:
- a CDS encoding DUF4397 domain-containing protein yields the protein MQKLKSIAALLCAAAALAGCEKIGPQDITGPDPVARIKFYNFGVNAPAVNFYANDTKMTAVSSTTGSESTSGVAYAGVGNAGLYSAITPGQYTVSGRISATTDKDLPISSIPVNIAAGKLYSVFQSGVYNATAKSVDGFVVEDNFPTAPDFTTARVRFVNAIHNSAPMMLIARDSTTKQEYPVGGTIAYKSAGEFVNLPAGIYTLSTRTQGSSTNVIVRTDVGFGIGRVYTIASRGDMTITSATPAPDRRPSLDLTTNF
- a CDS encoding SusD/RagB family nutrient-binding outer membrane lipoprotein, producing MRNARIALVAGSLGLLAGCENFLDVNNNPNAPETVSANTYIPPMQHQIATGLQLDGRLIGRYTQQWFTTGNTSLNQYDRMGYLAGSDEGGEVWRNVYWMLGQNLVDMMAKAEAEERWDVLGMGHVMKAWGWHTATSLYGEIIIKEAFDVNKSTFNYDSQEFAYEEVRRHLNLAIENLQRTDGRVDPVYLGRGDRWYNGDREKWLKFAYGLLAMNLNHYSNKASYKPAEVIAAVDKSFASNADDALHTYTNQSTNNDDVNFLGRSRSNHQAFRQTRFVVDLMNGTHFGGVVDPRMSRMLAPAPDGQYRGLDVNTVNFGALPVAQRPNNFFGYPELGGLNLPGRYLFDNRAKMPVMTYAQLQFVKAEAALRSGQRTVALTAYRNGIGAHIDFVNARNNDAGQTPTQITATERAAFLASPAVVPTAANLTLSHIMTQKYIAQWAWGHSELWMDMRRYHYTDADPQAGRQVYPGFAIPTSLFPDNNGNPVYRLRPRFNSEYVWNRPGLEAIGGLDAAYHTKRLWITEP
- a CDS encoding PBP1A family penicillin-binding protein, which produces MPIRLPCALRLAIPAAALLALPASAQEITLRAPTQSARVYARDGSLIAELGPQVRTVIAMRTLPRYVPMAFVAVEDRRFFEHAGVDARAVARALRNTLGGDREGASTITQQLIGAMYPERVNRQEQTAERKLREMRLALELEQRHGKERILESYLNWIYFGHGWYGIESAARHYFGKGAAQLSIEEAAMLAALPKGPGVYSPKISPARALERRNLVLDLMAQSNAITRAQAAAAKRTTIRLAPNHGYSARPQWAIEQAKQILAQRVGPQYGTTGARVWTTIDPAAQNAADSALVRGLARIEREAWYRGPRMGAPGTASPTGTTYLQGAIVTVDARTGEILAMVGGRNFEESHFNRVTAARRQPGSSFKPLVYAAALEQGATPATMMEDTALRIVMRGSAVYSPRNSDGRFRGPISVRDGLVESVNTVAVQLAQTMGWQTLPAIAARFGIKSQVQPYPSSAIGASAVAPLEMAAAYTAFANNGMRVEPFLVRRVMDGGGRVVYDGRGRGVRTLSPALAFVTTDLLRDAAERGTGREARTRLPARVPMAGKTGTTNDGTDVWYVGYTPEMVTAVWLGFDRPRSIGPGAFGGTLAAPIWGEMMRAAYARRRSPAPWAMPAGVVAVAADAATRRPLSGACPAAAARREYFIAGTEPAGACRVLGGRVVAPARPAPDSLVPDSLAPAPDTAAP
- a CDS encoding family 10 glycosylhydrolase — translated: MPFVLRRSPRPLAAAMLLLAAACTPPPASAPAPAAMAGPPASPDAPPPVQREFRGVWVATVANIDWPSRPGLPADSQRAEMVRILDRAAAMKLNAIVLQVRPAGDALYPSALEPWSEYLTGAQGRAPSPAYDPLEFAVTEAHRRGMELHAWFNPYRARHPSATTPQSAGHLSNTRPALVRTYGRHLWMDPGEDSVRAHSLAVIRDVVRRYDVDGVHIDDYFYPYKERDAAGALIDFPDDSSYARYQRGGGRLGRDDWRRNNVDRFVEEMYREVKREKPWVQVGISPFGVWRPGYPPQITGFDAYQELYADSRKWLREGWVDYFTPQLYWQTARTGVSYPVLLGWWIGENVHARHMWPGNFTSRVGNATEGNWRTDEIIEQIYITRGQAGATGNVHFSMKIFMQNPDSLVDRLTNDAYREPALIPATPWLGGRAPSRPAVTLEGSTVRFTPGAGTPPARWVVQSRHGDRWRTAILPGGARSHVVAADSLRAVAVSGVDRLGNQSAPVVVQAP